In a single window of the Gossypium hirsutum isolate 1008001.06 chromosome A13, Gossypium_hirsutum_v2.1, whole genome shotgun sequence genome:
- the LOC107895279 gene encoding WD repeat-containing protein 44, whose protein sequence is MSKNPIRSNCSKLNDHDWTQVVEVNQEAEEEYFYHSLDRIASSNSCSCSNSASPSSDSDSDPIAPSNNAHHPFPVPKFPKVVSQFDIWISEPSSVSERRTRLLRDMGLSRHPGLSRIRPGSETEVGDGREMGSGGGGGELGRRSVSSNRLVKEELEDQDRGREKESSSSGIVRSKSDGDCSAAAVPSSPLSLRSNSSSSILSVGLCTVNNNNNISECDQSNAAAANLRRCGSNGSKPPKERISKSLNGELSFKSFGDGEAVVVDDEMDCSEQVCTIKNLDNGEEFVVNEIREDGMWNKLKEVGTGRQLTMEEFEVCVGHSPIVQELMRRQNVEEGNKDNADLIVSGGGAGVSKSKKKGSWFKSIKSVANSVKGNKERRSSDERDTSSEKGGRRSSSATDDSQDVSFHGPERVRVKQYGKSCKELTALYKSQEIQAHTGSIWSIKFSLDGKYLASAGEDCVIHIWKVVESDRKGELLMEKPEDGNFNLLLVANGSPEPILSSPSTDYPPDKRRRGRSSISRKSLSLDNIVVPETVFALSDKPVCSFQGHLDDVLDLSWSKSQQLLSSSMDKTVRLWDLTSKTCLSIFSHSDYVTCIQFNPVDDKYFISGSLDAKVRIWSIPDRKVVDWNDLHEMVTAACYTPDGQGALVGSYKGSCHLYNTSENKLQPKSQINLQNKRKKSHQKKITGFQFAPGSSSEVLVTSADSRIRVVDSSDLIHKFKGFRNTNSQISASVTANGKYVVCASEDSYVYVWKHEAGSRPSRNKGVTMTQSYEHFHCKDVSVAIPWPGTWGLRDIQLDDNIDEVSTANHPPTPVEEYSGNEGLLSASGYTNSPLHGTISSATNSYFFDRISATWPEEILVQVTRTWSSPKTIVDLSGVNQDTASGMVIVTAGLRGEIRTFQNFGLPFRI, encoded by the exons ATGAGCAAGAACCCAATTCGTAGCAACTGCAGCAAATTAAACGACCACGATTGGACTCAAGTAGTTGAAGTAAACCAAGAAGCAGAAGAAGAGTACTTCTACCATTCCCTTGACCGCATTGCTTCTTCTAATTCTTGTTCTTGTTCCAACTCTGCTTCTCCTTCTTCTGACTCGGATTCTGACCCAATTGCCCCTTCTAATAATGCCCACCACCCATTTCCCGTCCCTAAATTCCCCAAGGTTGTTTCCCAGTTCGACATCTGGATCTCTGAACCCTCCTCCGTTTCGGAAAGACGAACCCGTCTGCTCCGCGACATGGGGCTGAGCCGCCACCCGGGTCTTTCCCGGATAAGACCCGGGTCAGAAACGGAGGTCGGCGACGGACGGGAAATGGGTAGTGGTGGTGGTGGAGGTGAGTTGGGAAGAAGATCAGTTTCATCGAATAGGTTGGTAAAAGAAGAGTTGGAAGATCAAGATCGTGGAAGAGAAAAGGAATCCAGTTCTTCTGGAATTGTACGATCGAAATCGGATGGTGATTGTAGTGCTGCTGCTGTTCCTTCTTCGCCTTTGTCTCTTCGTTCCAATTCATCTTCTTCCATTCTTTCTGTGGGTTTATGTactgtaaataataataataacatcagTGAATGTGATCAAAGTAATGCTGCGGCTGCTAACTTAAGACGCTGCGGAAGTAATGGATCTAAGCCACCCAAGGAGCGTATTAGCAAGAGTTTGAATGGGGAACTTAGCTTTAAATCATTTGGTGATGGGGAGGCTGTTGTGGTGGACGATGAGATGGATTGCAGTGAACAAGTGTGTACCATTAAGAACCTTGATAATGGGGAAGAGTTTGTGGTGAATGAGATTAGAGAAGATGGGATGTGGAACAAGTTGAAGGAAGTTGGGACAGGGAGACAGTTGACAATGGAGGAGTTCGAGGTTTGCGTTGGCCATTCTCCGATCGTTCAAGAGTTAATGAGAAGACAGAATGTAGAAGAGGGTAATAAAGATAATGCTGATTTGATTGTCAGTGGTGGGGGTGCTGGTGTTTCAAAGTCGAAGAAGAAAGGGAGTTGGTTCAAGAGTATAAAGAGCGTTGCAAATAGCGTGAAGGGTAATAAGGAAAGGCGAAGCAGTGACGAGAGGGATACATCATCGGAGAAGGGTGGGAGGAGATCGAGTTCCGCCACTGATGATAGCCAGGATGTTTCGTTTCATGGGCCGGAGAGAGTGAGGGTAAAACAGTATGGGAAATCATGTAAAGAGCTCACTGCTCTTTACAAGAGTCAAGAGATACAAGCGCATACAGGGTCTATTTGGAGTATAAAATTCAGTTTAGATGGCAAATACCTTGCTAGTGCAGGTGAGGATTGTGTAATTCATATATGGAAGGTAGTTGAATCGGATAGGAAAGGGGAGTTGTTAATGGAAAAGCCTGAAGACGGGAATTTCAACCTTTTGCTTGTGGCTAATGGATCTCCCGAACCGATTCTATCATCGCCGAGTACTGATTACCCTCCTGATAAGAGGAGAAGAGGAAGGTCATCAATAAGCCGGAAATCGTTGAGCCTAGACAACATTGTGGTGCCAGAGACTGTTTTTGCACTTTCAGATAAACCTGTTTGTTCTTTTCAAGGACATTTGGATGATGTTCTCGACCTCTCATGGTCCAAGTCTCAG CAATTGCTCTCATCTTCAATGGACAAAACAGTTAGGCTTTGGGACTTGACTAGCAAGACCTGTTTGAGCATATTTTCACACAGTGATTATG TAACTTGCATCCAGTTTAATCCAGTTGATGATAAATACTTCATTAGTGGATCCTTAGATGCTAAAGTTCGCATATGGAGCATTCCTGACCGTAAAGTTGTTGATTGGAATGATCTGCATGAAATGGTCACTGCTGCTTGTTATACGCCTGATGGCCAG GGTGCACTGGTTGGCTCATACAAAGGAAGCTGCCATTTATACAATACTTCTG AGAACAAGTTACAACCGAAAAGTCAAATCAATTTGCAGAATAAAAGGAAGAAGTCTCATCAAAAGAAAATTACAGGTTTCCAG TTTGCACCCGGAAGTTCATCGGAAGTACTTGTCACCTCTGCAGATTCACGAATTCGTGTTGTTGATAGTTCTGATCTAATTCACAAGTTTAAAG GATTTCGGAACACAAACAGTCAAATCTCAGCTTCTGTTACGGCAAATGGAAAATATGTTGTCTGTGCTAGTGAGGACTCTTATGTTTATGTGTGGAAACACGAAGCTGGATCGAGGCCTAGCAGAAATAAAGGAGTCACCATGACACAATCTTATGAACATTTTCACTGTAAAGATGTATCAGTTGCCATCCCCTGGCCAGGCACATGGGGACTAAGAGATATACAATTGGATGACAATATCGATGAAGTTTCAACTGCCAATCATCCTCCTACACCTGTTGAAGAGTATAGCGGAAATGAGGGTTTATTATCAGCATCTGGGTACACCAACAGCCCTCTTCACGGAACCATTTCTAGCGCAACCAATAGCTACTTCTTTGACAGAATTTCAGCTACATGGCCAGAGGAAATACTTGTTCAGGTAACACGGACCTGGAGCAGCCCCAAGACAATTGTGGACTTGTCTGGGGTTAACCAAGACACAGCCAGCGGTATGGTGATTGTAACCGCCGGCCTGCGTGGTGAGATTAGAACTTTCCAAAATTTTGGATTGCCATTTCGAATTTAA